ggacaaaacagaattgttacttactggaccgaaaactgctatgcgtaacaaccaagaatactgcttaacgattgacggatgctccataaaatcctcgtcatcagctaagaatcttggcgttgtatttgacagtactctctcatttgaaagccatgtcgcaaacacctgtaaaattgcatttttccatcttaagaatatatctaaattacgtcatatgctgtcactgtcagatgcagagaaattaattcatgcattcatgacatcaagactagattactgtaatgcacttctaggtggttgccctgcgggcctattacaaaaactgcaactggttcaaaacgcggcagctcgagttcttacacgtacaaaaaagtatgagcatataaccccggttctgtcaaccttgcactggttacctataaagcatcgcattaactttaagatcttgcttattacctataaagccctacatggtctagcgccgcagtatttgaatgaacttctattgtattacagaccaccacgtacattacgctctaaggggtcctgtcagttggtaatacctagaatttcaaaatcaagtgcaggtggtagatccttttcttatctagcacctaaactttggaatattcttccctgcacggtccgggaggcagacacactctgtcagtttaaatctagactaaagactcatctttttaatcttgcatacactacacctccataatattaatcctcagaggatttaggctgcattatttagatcaaccggaaccaggaacacatccaacaacaaatgatgtacttgttgcatcaaagagtgcagaacagtactctactctcagccagtcttgtctctttgttccaaggttaccgcaggatgcagttcatgcccagacctgatggcagagctgagaatgggaagcggtgacctgacaagtgctaagaggatagagctggataaaggacgcgacaactttgtttttttctacaacatttcaaatgctattagattgttaatgataatctttaatttttatatttttattaagccttgttgtgcaagcactgatgagcttgtgcagaggcagcagcttttgccagaggggaactggaatcccctggttgggcctgggttcccctgaggttttttttctcgatgggagttttgggttcctcaccaccgtttgcatattgttttgcactatctgcctggccgggggggctgctttagaattcatacttgtattaaatgtgtctcatgtacagctgctttgtaacaatgaaaattgtaaaaagcgctatataaataaagttgagttgagttgagttgagttatcTTGTCTCTCCCCATTGTGAGCCATTATAGGAGTCAGATGTCTGAAAAAGCCCTTTATAGATCTAGAAGACTGTAAGCAATCTGCATGACCTGTGGCCTCAGTCTCACagttcattttcattcatttctctatttttatacaatagcgccttttttattttatccagCAGCATGAATTTGTCAAACAGCGTGCTGTCAGTAATGTAAGTCTCACAGATGTTTCCTGTTGAATGTCATGGCGAGTTTTTCCTCCTCTCATTCTCATCACTgaccataaatgaaaattcaacaTGAGAACTTTAAGGAAATGTGAAAGTTATCGCTGAACGTGTTCATTTGATTGGGATTTTATTATTCAACAGTTCAAGAATCATCTCATGCCACATTTAAACAAGCAATGACTGGACTCCAGCACAGcagaaaaaaattgtcattttattaaacaaatccGGTTTAATATCAAATTGTcacattgtttgtgtttaggGGTGGGCTTCGAGAAAACGTTGAGAATGAAGATGTGTTTGTAATATTAACAACTTTCTGTGTAAACTCCAGGTGGAAGCGAGGCCTCGGAGAGAATCAGATCCAACATTATCAGACACTGACATCAGCTCCATTATCATCAATCTCTCACATGCTGCTGTGGACTTTCAGAAAGCTTTTATTTCTCAGACAGCTGAACTCATCTGATCTCCGGTCTCCATCACTCAATGCTGTTTGAAACGCAGCGTAAACCTTCTGTCTCCGAGCATCATCTTCATGTCCCCTTCCTGGAAGTTCAACATATATGAGCAGCTCCGGAGGTATTTAAGGTCAACCatgtgctctttctctctcttctttaaccaagaaaataaaaacccCAAACTCCCAGAAACGTTCTTTTGAGAGTGAGCGAAGCATCACGTCACCACCGACAGCATCACGTCATCACCGGCAGCATCTCTTTCATAAAGTTTCCAAGTTACACATCAATTTGTTCAGTTATTCAAAAAGAGCGGCTaacttttaatgtatttcagttGTTTGTTGAAGACATCTCTCCCCTTATAAAACACACCCTCGGAAGGTTGCAATGCCATCGAAGATCCATTTTTGGAACAAAGAACTATTTAGTCAAAGAACCGTCTCTTtccgacattttttttatcatgaacCCTTTTTCACCAAAAAGAACCTTTTTGTAAGACAGAAAGAaacacattcttttatttttaagagtgtataccTCAAGTTCATTTTATGAAGTATACTTGAGTAAagttcaattatattttttattaagtaagtAGTATATTAATATCAGTGCACAAGTTTTGCACATAGACTAGACTGAAAGCATAATTTCTTTTCTGTTGAGAAGACACGTATGGCACACTTAAACTATGGGCCGTCTGTGAAGGATAAAATTCTTCCTCATGAGATGATTTCTGgacaaataaaagcagttgcaAAAGATGATGTGAAGTGTTTAGATTGTCTCTTAAAAGCCAATTCAAATGCAAACTCTATTTATTTAGTTTGGGAATACCTGAAGGTCCAACAGAATTGCCTCCTATATACCTCACTTCATCATAGGGACGTTGATTTTGGAAAGATTTCAGTTCTTTGTATAAAATGTTTCCGGAGAAAGTTCTTGAGAATCTGAATTTGTGCCTTTGTTTGAGCATGAAAATGATGCCCGGGGCAGAAACGGGATCACATCCAAACAGAGCTCCGTGCATAAGCTCTTACTCATCAGTTATTGGAAAGTTTCAGGCCCAGAGGGGAAGCAATTGATCATGTCTCATGTTCACACTGAGAGGTGTGACAAGAGTTTCGAAAGATCTTCTTTATTGTGTTCTTCAGTGACGCAAGTCTGTAAATGCAGGTTGACAGATGAGATGCTAACCAAGCAGGTAAACGTTAAGAGCGCTAACTGTGTGTTTAAGTGTTGCTGACACAATGTTGTTGCTAGGTGCCATTCAGAGAAGTCAGCTGTTCAGCGACGGATCAAATTGGGTTTTAGTTGGTCGGAAGTGAGATGACTAAACGATCGGAGCAGGGCACATCAGATGATGCTTGTCTCCGTAGCAACCACGCAAAATCATACATCACTCatggttttgtgttgtttttgagtTTCGTGTTTGTTTCATGTTCACAGCCCAACGGTAAGTTCCACATGCAGCTTCACCTGAACAAACATGTATTGAGAATTCCTCTGACCTATTTAAGTCATATTTAGATTTCACACCAGAACGCTGCTCAGTGCGTCCTGGGTCCAACGAGGCAAACATGATTTGACAGGTGATTTTTACTGAAGGTATACATTTTAACACAGAGTTCACAAGGCGGATACGGAATgggaaagaaaaatgtgttcaaCTAAAATCAAGTGCTTTGGGGCGAATCATCACGTCTAAAACCGCACACGGATAACGCGAGTCACGTCATTTTCTTTGTCACATGACCCGCGATGCGCACGCTGCCctctgaaaagttgaaataCGCATTTTGCGGGTTTCACAGCAAACGTGAACAAACTCTTAAACTTCGTAATTTTCGCGAGAGTGTCGCGcactgacaaatattttcaacctaCGCGGGAGACGAGATTGACGAGATCGCGGTAATCGCGCCGcctgattcgcgtcattcgcgccgcctgtCGCCAGTTCTTGtctgtctttgcattgactttgtatgtaatttacaaGCGCAAATCGCTTATTCgcgaaaataacaaacttgCGAGCGCCaaagatgcgaaatgtgaatcgccccttacAGAGCCATGATAAAACAATCAGAAGCAATATTTCAATCTATGATTAATCTTAGTTTGCTCattcacaaatgttttgttaaaatgtgcaACTTTCTTTGAATGCCACTTTTTACGCTTTGATGACATTCAGCTTTTTTTAGGGACTGAAATGGTGATTTAGGCCTACTCTTCAtcctcatgtctttccaaacctgtatgactttctgtcttctgcaaacacacaaaaagatatttttaagaatcttgtaaccaaataactctaaaccccattgactttcattctatgaacacaaaaccactgaaacatttctcgaaatactgaagaaagagtcactaACAGGTTTACAACCACAGGAGgaagaataaatgaatgatgacagaatttaatttctgCGGTGAACTCCTTTAGGAGCAGTCTAActcataaatatgttttgagatgctgttgtttatatatcaaaatattttgagcATTTGTAATTTCAAAACATTCGTACCACTACATGTTTTATCATCTGGACTCATTGGCAAGAGATGATTCGGATGTTTGTGTTAAAGGTGAGCTGATATTAAACAGAGGTTTTCCATCGAGGTCTCTGTGTATCAGGAGAGAATGGGATGGAAACATTGAGCTGTTGTGTTAGAGCCGCCTCCACACGTCAGCGTGCCCGCGCCTCTCGCGGCAAGTTTTATACGCAGTGATCACATCACTATAACATCTGATTACTTTCCTGTGTGttcacacgaacacacacacacacttccattAATAACTCTTAAAGCCACCAAACCTTTCAAACTGAACGTAAAGCCAGGTTCAAACTGTGTCATTACTGAAATGCCTTCTGATTGTATAATGATATCTGATTggaataaattgtatttataaacacattgtATCAAAACATCTAAGAAATCTAGAAGCTCCTCTCGGAATGCCATTCTGGAATTTCTATTATAAACCAGACCGAATGAGATCAGACAAGAATTCGTTCAAAACAAGATCCTGATGGATGATCGGAAATACAGATATCAATATGGGTCCTTTTTCTCTTTTACATTttccttattttaaaatgattttaataaagaaacaccatttttattcatttcatatcatttattttggtaCCCTGATAGTCTTGAAAAAGGTTTCTGCTTACTGcaaggtttttaatgtatatattatatcaatatttaataatgtaatcAGCACAATAAATCATCAATCAACTGATTTTCaatcattgtaatttttgtaATTGCAATAGTTTATTTTAGTTATGACATCTcgtctttatattttttattttaatatcgtTTTTCAAGAAAATACCAGTAACTATTAAAATAATGGTTATTCGTATTCTTTATCTTGTGGGCACATTTTCGGTCCCAATGAGAAATACTGCTCATAAATCTTTTTTCAAACCCAACGTGTTTGTGAGTGAATTAGTGGAATGTGCTCATTTTGTGATGTTGGATCTGAGAGTATGCTGAGCGCTGATTGGTCGAGAGCGCAGCTGAAGAATGCGTGAAAGCGCATAAAAAGAGTTTGACTCTCGTGAGCGCACAACAGAAGAAAGCGCACGCACAGGGAAGaatagttttgtgttttctttctctcttgaGGTGAGTGTTCTGTAACATCTTTTTGGGTCATTTTAgctgagttgtgtgtgtgtgtgtgtgtgtacgtgtacattttatttcagatgtATTAATGTACACAAGTTTTCATtgaaagcagctttacagaaaaaactGAGCCAGATATTacagagaataaaaaatatgaaaaaggaAAATCGTATTAAAACATatggcgtgtgtgtgttgtagggtAAATGATGTCTTTTAGAGCCCTACTTTTATGTGTCGTGTTATGGAGTTCAGACTGCAGCAGACAGGCTGGTGAGAAAAaccttttcattcatttttaattcattttaatgtatttaacttAGTACAATATAGTAAAGTTTCTTGTAAATGATGCTGCTGTTTGTTTTGGCGCATCTCACTTTTCTATTCCCAGAACTCACAGATGCATCTTTCTTTGTTCCCTCTTTATATGTACAGAAATGGTGGATGATAACACGGTTTATGATCTGTTCGAGCTCGCCAATGTCCATAAGAAGCATCACGGAGTGAGTTTAGTAAAAGGACCCGACGCAAACAGCCCTGCGTACAAGATCCTAAATCCGAACCTGATTCCCTCAGTGCCCGAGCTCTCCTTCAGGGACCTGCTGTTCTCCATCCAGACGGAGCGAGGCTTCATCTTCAGCGCTAACCTCAAGCAAGCCAAGCGCACCAGGGGAACTCTGATCTCAGTGAAGAGGACGGACGGTTCCGGATCACTCTTTGAAATCATCTCTAATGGAAAAGCCAACACTTTAGATGTGGTGTACGCAAGCGCGAGCGGACAGCAGGTGGTGTCGATTGAAGATGTCGATGTGGCAAACGGACACTGGAAGAACATCACGTTGTTTGTTCAAGAGGACCGAGCTCAGGTTCACGTGGGCTGCGAGGAGATCAACATCCAAGAGCTGGATGTTCCGATACAACAGATTCTGACTCAGGAGGTCGCGGACATCTCCAACCTGAGGATCGGGAATGGAGCGGCCAAAACTGATCGATTTATGGTGAGAAACTTGATGTCGGGTTTTATGTGTCATAGAGTTGGAGATTAGAGCTTTATCTGGGTTTTACGTATCGTATATGTTCCGTTTGGGAGCGCGTAAAGACTCACCGAATGCGCACGAATGGTTTTAATTTAGATTCATTGCCTCCCCTGTGTAATAGTAGATGTAGGAAACGttgcacatttttttgaaaaccgATTTGGATGATTTTTTCCCCCATGATTCCAGGGAGTTCTCCAGAACGTGAGATTTGTGTTTGGCACGACGCTGGACGCGATTTTACGCAATAAAGGCTGTGAGAGCTGTGAGTATTCCTGTTTTTTGCAAGCTTGAGAATTCAATATATGACACCAACAACACTACACACTAGCAGTCAAATGTTGGACAACCAGCTCATTCTTTTATTCTTGCCACAACTTCCCAAATTTTACAATAGAAATTGTGATACAATTGAAATGGATTTAGAACTTGTATATTACTTATTCTCTCACTCGACTTCATGAGGAGCAGCGTAGGATGATTAAAACAATGCTGCTGTTTCAACCCATGGGTGGGTAAAATATAGACAAACCGAACAGCTGCTTTAAATTAAtctaaaaatgttcaaatctgacccaaccatgggttgtAACCATCCAACATTTTGTAGAGTATTGGATGATTGTTGGATGCTTTTCTTCTCTATGTGCCCCAACTCGGCCATTGAAGTGTAATATTCATACAAACTATCTATATTCTACACAACTGGTATCAAGCATTTAAGAACAAGCCATTAGATTAAAACAGGTATATTCAAACTTTCGActgatcttttaaaaaaaagactaaacCACTCAATGTTTGTGTGTCGATGCAGCGATCTTCATCACCGAAGTCATGACCTTACCTGTAAATGGATCCAGTCCGGCCATTCGCACAGACTACACTGGACACAAGTCTAAAGGTGAACTCATATTCATGTGTTTCAGATGATCGTCTCGGGTTTCGTCACAGACTCGTGAATTTAAAGTCGTAATAATTTTGTTCTTCAGATTTACAGGACATCTGTGGTTTCTCCTGCGAGGACCTGACCAGCATGTTTAAGGAGCTCAAGGGACTCGGTGTGGTGGTGAAGCAGCTGTCAAATGAACTCCGCCAAGTGGTGAGAATGAAATTCAGTCGGCCTGAATAACTCTGTTATGTCATGGTTTCTTCAGTTGGTGCATGCCTGACATTATTAGCCTCTTGACTTGACAGCATTTTTTATCCTCTCATTCCAGACAGCAGATAACAACTTAATCATGACCCAAATTAAAATCCACAGTGGAGTTTGTCTGCACAACGGCATTGTTTACAGAGATCAGGATGAGTGGACTATGGACAGCTGCACACACTGCACGTGTCAGGTACAAATGCACTGCAGACATACTAACTTATATTAAAGTGACTGAAATGTGCCAAATTAATCTTATGTGGTGAGAGTATTCTAGTGGGACAAATGAGCTTTTCAAATTTCTAGGTCCAAAACACTTTCTTTCTCAACACACATGGTACATTTTAAGCCCAGGCGTGGGGATGTGTGTCCACTGATTCACTTTGTATTCTCCACCCTAATGCTGACCACACTAAAAGACTTTATTGGTCCCGACCGATATATGGTCAGAATTACATCACCACAGGGTTTCCAGCCCAAGCTAGAGGTCATTTTATTGGCAAACACCAAGCCAGCAGagagtttttttcatttattttattgtgtagctTGACCTTGAAgttattttgatgattatatTTCCCAGAACTCTGCCACGGTTTGCCGTGAGATATCTTGCCCTCTGATGCCTTGTGCCAACGCAACTGTCCCAGATGGTGAATGCTGCCCGCGCTGTGGAACACGTAAGTTAAGctcctttaaaataaaccatTACAGACATAAGAAGTCTGTCGAAAACCACATCTCAAAATCTTAGTTTACAACCAAGAGCAAGTGTCAACCCAAAAGTGAGAGCATGAGTATCCATCATTTGACGATTTTCTCTCCTATTATCTTCCCCTAGTGAACGATGATGCAGATGACGGCTGGTCACCCTGGTCAGAATGGACGCATTGCTCGGTGACGTGCGGCAGGGGCGTTCAACAGCGCGGACGTTCTTGCGACCGCATTAACAGTAATTGCGACGGCACCTCGGTTCAGACCAGAGACTGTTTCAAGCAGGAGTGTGACAAACGCTGTAAGTCAACAAGTCAACTGCACATTTCATGTTCCCATCAACTCGCACATGTCTAACTGATGGTTTTCATGCAGTCAAACAGGATGGAGGCTGGAGCCACTGGTCTCCTTGGTCGTCCTGTTCCGTAACGTGTGGAGACGGCGTCATCACAAGGATCCGCCTGTGCAACTCTCCTACGCCTCAGATGGGTGGAAGAGACTGCCAGGGAGAAGGCCGGCAGACCGAGCCATGCCAGATGTATCCATGCCCAGGTATTTTGAATACATGCATGTCTTTGTATCCTATTACCAAGCTTGGCATATGTCAAAACACCCGTTCTTCTATTATCTCTGTGGAACAGTGAATGGAGGTTGGGGACCTTGGTCACTCTGGGACTCTTGTTCTGTCACATGCGGTGGAGGACTGCAGCGTAGACATCGTCTCTGTAACAACCCTGCTCCAAAATACCGTGGAAATGACTGTCTGGGAGACTCCAAAGGAAGCCGTTTGTGCAATTCCCAATCATGTCCTGTTGGTAAGCAATAAAATCCTGTTTCAAAAGTCCTACATGTTGACCTGTACATTGTTCCTCAACTTCTGTGTCTAAATGTAAAGCCACAATGTCAATTCTATGCTTCTCATCAACAGATGGATGTTTGTCCAACCCGTGCTTTGCTGCCACCAATTGCACCAGCTTCCCCGATGGCTCCTGGAAGTGTGGGGATTGTCCAGTCGGATACACCGGGGATGGAGTCAACTGCCAAGACATCGATGAGGTAAGTGTCTTACGCAATGAACAAATAATTCTCAGTAGAGATGTTGGATGGACTTCATTATTTGTCATATCTGCAGTGCAAAGAGGTTCCAGATGCCTGCTTTGTGCTCAATGGAGTCCATCGATGTGAGAACACGGAACCAGGATACAACTGCCTGCCCTGCCCACCACGCTATTCCGGAAAGCAGCCATTCGGAAGGGGAACGGAGCAGGCCATTGCCCATAAACAGGTAAGACCCATCTTCTTGGGAGTACAGTAGGAGTAGCCAATTGCCCGTTGCTTAAGTTTAACCTAAATCAAATCATCCCCAGGTCTGCACGCCGAGAAACCCATGCGAGGATGGAACACACACCTGCAATAAGAAAGCTAACTGCATCTATCTGGGCATCTTCTCCGACATCCTGTATCACTGTGAATGTAAACCAGGCTATGCTGGAAATGGTCACATCTGCGGAGAGGACACAGACCTGGATGGCTGGCCGAACACTGAGCTCCCTTGTGTGGAAAACGCAACTTACCACTGCAAGAAGGTAGAAAAACTTTTTCTTCACTGTATACCTATACCTAAAACATGCCATGTTGTGTAGTTGAAGTTTTAAATTCTTCATTGCAATATGTTATATTGTAGGACAACTGTCCTGATCTTCCCAACTCTGGCCAAGAAGACTATGACAAGGACGGAACTGGCGACGCTTGTGACcctgatgatgataatgatgggATCTCTGATGAAGGGGTAGgttgaaaacacattttcttctgGAAGATTGTTTGGAGAAGAGTGTGactgaaaaagaaaattgaaaaaaagagaCTTTGCCAGTAGCAAAACAACAGACTGTCTTGGATAGATTTAGTCCAACGGTTCTGGATTTCTTCGTTGTATATAAATAATTCAGATTGTACATTGGGAGAAATTTTTGGGCAAATAAACAGTCATCAGCTTCAGCCGAACGTTGCGTTCAAGCACAGCTATGTTCCAAACCGTCACACTAGTTACATATAACTTCAAACATGAATTTTGTTTGGCTCGCTATGGTGCACAAGCATATTTATAAAGTCCTGTCTGTAGGGCACAAAACGACTCCAGATGTTCTTTAAATTTATCCAATCGTTTCATCACTGACTGAGTCTTCTCCTTCTGAAACAGGACAACTGCCCGTTAGTCTTTAACCCAAGACAGTACGACAACGATCACGATCAAGTTGGCGATCGATGCGATAACTGCCCCCATGACAGTAATCcagaacagacagacacagacaacaACGGGGAGGGAGACGCTTGTGCCATTGACATTGATGGCGATGGTAAGACACTCAAACCTTTCAGAATGGACTGAAGATAACATTGAGAACTTGGAAACCCTTGAATGAATGTACTAATGGCATTTCAATTCATTGTCCAGGTATTCTGAATGAGAAGGACAACTGCCCATATGTGTACAACACTGACCAGAGAGATAGTGACTGGGACGGAGTTGGTGACCATTGTGACAACTGTCCATTGGAGCACAACCCTGACCAAGTTGATTCGGACTCTGATAACATTGGTGACAAGTGTGACAGCAACCAGGACATCGATGACGACGGTCATCAGAACAACCTGGACAACTGCCCCTACATCTCCAATGCCAACCAGGTCGACCACGATAAAGACGGCAAAGGTGACGCTTGCGATCACGACGATGACAACGATGGAATACCTGACGACAAAGACAATTGCCGACTTGTCAAAAACCCAGACCAGCTCG
The sequence above is drawn from the Triplophysa dalaica isolate WHDGS20190420 chromosome 15, ASM1584641v1, whole genome shotgun sequence genome and encodes:
- the LOC130436698 gene encoding thrombospondin-1-like, whose product is MMSFRALLLCVVLWSSDCSRQAEMVDDNTVYDLFELANVHKKHHGVSLVKGPDANSPAYKILNPNLIPSVPELSFRDLLFSIQTERGFIFSANLKQAKRTRGTLISVKRTDGSGSLFEIISNGKANTLDVVYASASGQQVVSIEDVDVANGHWKNITLFVQEDRAQVHVGCEEINIQELDVPIQQILTQEVADISNLRIGNGAAKTDRFMGVLQNVRFVFGTTLDAILRNKGCESSIFITEVMTLPVNGSSPAIRTDYTGHKSKDLQDICGFSCEDLTSMFKELKGLGVVVKQLSNELRQVTADNNLIMTQIKIHSGVCLHNGIVYRDQDEWTMDSCTHCTCQNSATVCREISCPLMPCANATVPDGECCPRCGTLNDDADDGWSPWSEWTHCSVTCGRGVQQRGRSCDRINSNCDGTSVQTRDCFKQECDKRFKQDGGWSHWSPWSSCSVTCGDGVITRIRLCNSPTPQMGGRDCQGEGRQTEPCQMYPCPVNGGWGPWSLWDSCSVTCGGGLQRRHRLCNNPAPKYRGNDCLGDSKGSRLCNSQSCPVDGCLSNPCFAATNCTSFPDGSWKCGDCPVGYTGDGVNCQDIDECKEVPDACFVLNGVHRCENTEPGYNCLPCPPRYSGKQPFGRGTEQAIAHKQVCTPRNPCEDGTHTCNKKANCIYLGIFSDILYHCECKPGYAGNGHICGEDTDLDGWPNTELPCVENATYHCKKDNCPDLPNSGQEDYDKDGTGDACDPDDDNDGISDEGDNCPLVFNPRQYDNDHDQVGDRCDNCPHDSNPEQTDTDNNGEGDACAIDIDGDGILNEKDNCPYVYNTDQRDSDWDGVGDHCDNCPLEHNPDQVDSDSDNIGDKCDSNQDIDDDGHQNNLDNCPYISNANQVDHDKDGKGDACDHDDDNDGIPDDKDNCRLVKNPDQLDSDGDGRGDACKGDFDQDNVLDIYDVCPENYAISETDFRRFQMVPLDPTGTSQIDPNWVVRHQGKELLQTVNCDPGIAVGYDEFNAVDFSGTFFINTDRDDDYVGFVFGYQSSSRFYVVMWKQITQTYWSHTPTKAQGYSGLSIKVVNSTTGPGEHLRNALWHTGNTQGQVRTLWHDPKNIGWKDYTAYRWQLIHRPKSGLIRVIMYEGNKVMADSGSIYDKTYAGGRLGLFVFSQEVVYFSDLKYECRDV